The Imtechella halotolerans DNA window CTTTAATACCATCGGCAATAAAGTTTCCAATCTGAACCATTTCATCGTTGCCCGAAAGATAAATGTGTGCTAAAAAATTCATCGGTTTAAAAATACAAAATCCATTTGGTTAAAAAGTAGGAATTGTATCTTTGTTACAAATACAATAAAGATGACATTAATTAAATCAATTTCAGGAATACGAGGAACTATTGGAGGTGTAGTAGGGGATAATTTAACCCCAGTTGATGCTGTAAAATTTGCGGCGGCCTATGGTACTTGGTTAAAACAACAATATAGTAAAGAACGGCTAACCGTAGTAATTGGAAGGGATGCTAGAATTTCGGGTGAGATGATTCAAAATCTTGTAACCTCAACCTTAGTAGGTTTAGGAATAGATATTATTGATCTTGGATTAAGTACTACACCGACTGTTGAAGTAGCCGTTCCTTTAGAAAAAGCTGATGGAGGAATCATTCTCACGGCTAGTCATAACCCAAAACAATGGAATGCCTTAAAACTACTAAATGCCAAAGGTGAATTTCTAAGTGGAGAAGATGGGGCAGAAATATTAAAAATTGCAGAGAGTGATGCTTTTACTTTTGCCGAAGTGGATCATTTAGGGACTATTTTAAACAATGATGCCTATATAGATATTCATATCGATGAAGTTTTAGACTTACCACTTGTAAATGTGGAACAAATTCGCCAATCTAAGTTTAAGGTGGTGGTAGACGGTGTAAATTCAACGGGGGGTATTGCCATTCCTAAACTTTTAAAAGAATTAGGAGTTGAAGTAATAGAATTATACTGTACCCCAGACGGACATTTCGCTCATAATCCTGAACCATTGAAGGAGCATTTACAAGATATTAGTGCCCTAGTGGTACAAGAAAAGGCTGATTTTGGGATTGTTGTAGATCCAGATGTGGATCGATTGGCATTTATTTGTGAGGATGGAGAAATGTTCGGAGAAGAGTACACTTTAGTAGCATGTGCAGATTATGTACTTGAAAAAAATCCAGGAAATACAGTATCTAATATGTCTTCCAGTAGAGCATTACGGGATATTACAGAAAAACATGGTGGCACCTATGAAGCTTCTGCTGTTGGTGAAGTAAATGTGGTCGCCTTAATGAAAACGAATGAAGCCATCATAGGAGGTGAAGGTAATGGAGGTATCATATACCCTGAACTCCATTATGGAAGAGACGCACTGGTTGGAGTAGCCTTGTTCTTGTCATTATTAGCTGAGCGTAAAGTGTCAGTTCGTCAATTACGTGACAGTTATCCTAGTTATTTTATGAGTAAAAATAAAATTGAATTAACACCTCAAATAGATGTGGATGCCATTCTTAAGGAAATGACCACCCGTTATGAAAATGAAAATATAAGCACTGTCGATGGTGTTAAAATAGACTTTCCTGACAATTGGGTACATTTGCGAAAATCAAATACAGAACCAATTATCCGTATTTATACAGAAGCATTTTCTCAAACGGAGGCTGATGCATTGGCAAATCGAATAATCGAAGAAATAAAAGAAATAGCGGGTATATAAAAAGAGCGGTCATTGACCGCTCTTCCTCATTTT harbors:
- the glmM gene encoding phosphoglucosamine mutase; protein product: MTLIKSISGIRGTIGGVVGDNLTPVDAVKFAAAYGTWLKQQYSKERLTVVIGRDARISGEMIQNLVTSTLVGLGIDIIDLGLSTTPTVEVAVPLEKADGGIILTASHNPKQWNALKLLNAKGEFLSGEDGAEILKIAESDAFTFAEVDHLGTILNNDAYIDIHIDEVLDLPLVNVEQIRQSKFKVVVDGVNSTGGIAIPKLLKELGVEVIELYCTPDGHFAHNPEPLKEHLQDISALVVQEKADFGIVVDPDVDRLAFICEDGEMFGEEYTLVACADYVLEKNPGNTVSNMSSSRALRDITEKHGGTYEASAVGEVNVVALMKTNEAIIGGEGNGGIIYPELHYGRDALVGVALFLSLLAERKVSVRQLRDSYPSYFMSKNKIELTPQIDVDAILKEMTTRYENENISTVDGVKIDFPDNWVHLRKSNTEPIIRIYTEAFSQTEADALANRIIEEIKEIAGI